The DNA sequence ATAGTGGCCGAcgcagaacaatagagtgcccccacggcacaggcccgcccgcggtttggtgggccccgatcgcgggcctggccaccgtgggggcaccccccggggccagatccccctgcgccccccccccgaggaccccggaggtcgctcgcgcagccaggtcccgccggcaaatatctGTTGTAATTTACAGGCGGCTACTGAGctcatcgcggcccggagaattgccagcagccaccgaccggcgcaacgcgattcccgcccccgccaaatccccggtgccggagaattcggcagccggcgggtgcgggattcacgccgccccccggcgattctctgacccggcggggggtcggagaatcccgcccgagataacTATAACTGAATAACATATtttaagtaaacaaggcagaaaaatATTAACAAGAAACACCAATCAGAAAAAAATCTGCTCTTGCGAAACTCATTTTACATCAAGTCGGTGGCCAGCTGCACAGAACAAATAAAAAAGGAGCATGCACAAGAAAACAGGTGGTACGCCAGCCCCTTCCAATCAGTGAACACTCCTGGGCATTATGGGCCTGTTTTGCCTGCAGAAAGAATGGAAATGTCTTTTAAAAATCTTGCTATCATATCCTGAAGCACAGAAACAGCTTAAAGCTTGTGTCCTTGGTGACTTTTTCCATTCTAATACTTATGACCAAGTCACAACAATCTCCAAGGTAACAGCATTTTATAACACCTCAGAAAGTTAGCAAGAACAAATCTTATTTACACTGGATGGGCTACTTCATAGCATAACCAATGTTACTGCATTTTTGACACCCtcataaagttaacaaacagacaTCAAACAAACGTcatcgggggcgagattctccgacccccccgccgggtcggagaatcgccgggggcgggcgtgaatcccgcccccgccggttgctgaattctccggcaccggatatccggcgggggcgggaatcgcgccacgccggttggcgggcccccccccccccgcgattctccggcccggatgggccgaagtcccgctgctaaaatgcctgtcccgccggtgtagattaaaccacctaccttaccggcgggacatggcggcgcgggcgggctccggggtcctggggggggcgcagggcgaactggccccggggagtgcccccacggtggcctggcccgcggtcggggcccaccgatccgcgggctggcctgtgctgtgggggcactctttcccttccgccttcgccacagtctccaccatggcagaggtggaagagactcccttactgcacatgcgcgggaatgccctcagcggccgctaacgctcccgcgcatgcgccgcccggagatgtcatttccgccccagctggcggggcaccaaaggccttttccgccagctggcggggcggaatttcgtccggcacaggcctagccccttaaggttggggctcggccccccaagatgctttggggcggcgggatgcccgactgatttgcgtcgttttgggcaccagtcggcggacatcgcgccgataccggagaatttcgccctgtgtGTTGACAAGATTGAATTTGGCACATTAAAACCTGAGGAGGCAGAACAACCGTTATTTTCTTTCTTAACTTTACTGTCAGACACTAGGATTTTAAGTTTTAGAAATTACTTTATCTCTTAAGATATATATCAAACTCATTGTCTGTGAAGTTCTGATTTCTCCACTTCACGACTaactgcgggattctctgttggcgggatcctccgctttgctggcAGTGTACTCACACccatggatttcccgatggcgtgggggtggccagaatgggaaaccccattggccagctagtggggcggaggatcccgctgcaggCGGGGGGGGCGCTGCACCAAAAAACTGGTCTGgagggatggaaaatcccaccctaaatTTTGAGTTGCCatattctaaattaaaacatacaaatacTTCCAAGTACACCACACGTAAAGTTAGATAATAATATACTGCCGATTTATATAGTAGTTTcatagatttaaaacaaataacaaaacctatgttcacttctAAATTTTGAATAATAATCGTCTTCAATCATAAatattaaaattaaaaattaaacttTAAATGGGCCAATAACAATAGCATTAATTGTTTAaaagaaataacaaaaaaaaattaaaagcatAAAGATACCTTAATATTAGCAGGGAATCCTTTGCTTGTCTTTCTTCACTTTAAAACTGTTCTTTCACAGCACGTCTTCAAAAGCCGTTCCCAATCTGGCCCGTCATAAGAAGGCGTGGCTACACTCCTCCTGCGCTGCGCTGGGACCTGCGGAGACTTTCCCGTCACAGGCTGGAGCCTGCTGCTCCGATCGGGAGTTCCATCGGGATTTTTCAACTGGGGTAAATACGCAATGAATCCTCCTATTTTCGGTGGCGCATGGCTTTCCACCGTTAGGTGGAAGTTATTGCCCATTGAGAAACTTGATGAAATAttcgcaagatttggaacaccagAGTTGATTGTTAGTGACAATGGTACTCGAtttacttcaaaggagtttgaggactacttgaagAGGAATGGTATACACCATTCAGCACCTAGCATCCTGCAACAAATAGATTGGCTAAACATTTTacgcaatcattaaagcattctatcaaagcattgaAGGACCAGGCGATATTggcaagaagaggaatcaaattccTAATGTCTACCTGGAATACTCTACAGGACACCGTGCAGAGTTCACTAGCCATGCCAGGGTTTTTCAAGGTGCAGGTAGTGACCCCCGTTTGGATCGGGAAGGCCGCAGAGTGATCGGTTGTGGCAATCCCGAGGTGGTCATGATCACAGGAGAAGTGCCCAAAGCTGCTGCTGGCATTTAAATTGAGATCGGTAGCAGCTACCGGTTTTTAAAGGAGaatggctgtgtgcagtcttcttaCCATAAGGCATAGCggtgagcaggtcacatgccctgctCACATATACTTGACACCAAGCACCCTGTGTGTATGTGCTTTTGGCATGAAATCACGGAAGAGAGCTttatccattttctagctgctagtaagcaaggcaagtgaactgtgaagaagGATCTTTTGTTACAAGacagagatggccagagacacaaataggcagtgtacctcctGGCCAGGATCTTACATCTGAATCTGAtggagagagctgcgcaggagagtccatggcagaacAAAGCAGTGCTACTGTTAGCtctatacagagctccagggcctctgatgaacagcctACAAAAAATAAACTTCAAttgggaacaaagcaatataaagatgagtccttgaggtatggttttgtcaattgtgccaatgcaaataaggatgcaaaacccATATGTGTTAtaggcagggaagtactggcaaattagaGTAGAAGTTTCAGATCTTTGAAGGGAAATGGTGGGTgagaaattccttttgaggttgagactccagagtcagttattaacttacagctgactccaaatgaaaagacgaagctgctgtacctgacctgtgacagcacattaaaaacatgccaaaggtccatgaggctgtcagcattctggagtagcatttcccaggagtatccaatgctgagtaaaacaagcattttgttgctattgcctttcACGACAATCTACATTTGTGAGATTGGATTTTCCATCCTCAAAAAGATGACTACGACACAAAGGAGGTGGCTGaattctgcacctgatatgtgcaattccctctcctcctgtgaacctgattggggtGAGATCATGCGgaacaagcaggctcccctttcgtaTTAAAGGGCGGTGAATGCGGctgtgtcacgaaggtcggccggcagggCTGTGAAGGTCAgctagcgtgggtcgcgaagttcagcCGGTATGGGTTCCGAATgtcggctggttggcaaaagtgggtcccgggaaaaaagttttgaaaaacactgggctatGCTGTTGCTCAAAAGGAAACCATGAACACAGTttaatttgttaactccacctgagaCTGCCGAACGACAGCAACAAGCAAAAATTGCTTAGAGGGAGTAAAAATCTAAAATGCGAGCATTCAACCAGTGAGAGGGAGTGCTAGTTAGGAGCTACCCCTCCTAACTGTACCTGCTGTGATCCTAGCAAAgataggtccaatatcatacaccatacAGACTGATGGTGAAGGGGTTTGGCGACTTAAGGCTGATCAGCTACTTGCATCACAAAGTGAGTTCACAAAGATTTCTTAAGAGGTTCTATGGTTGGAAAATCTATAGAGCAATACTCCGTAATGGAGACCAGATACagtgacgagttcagattctgcttctgaggacttttcaataccTATAATGACAAATACGGGAGTAATGACCCGAGAAGTATCATCAGAAAAGAATGAGGACACTTCAAAGGTCTCAAGAAGCCAAGTTCCAGAATGCCAAATTCTACCAAAAGGAAATAGAtgtccaccacagagactgtcttattgaattgtatatatgcaTAGAAATAATTCATAAGTGGATCTGTTGTATTAATATTATTTATTGTAGTTACACTAATGAAGTAAAAGGTGAGGGTTAAGCATCACGAGATGTGTAGTGACGTCAGTAGAGTGTATGAGCAACATCCTTAATAAACCTCACATCgtattttacaagaatccagagtgtgggtacCTTCATGCCTTTTCTCTTTTTGATAAGAAAGAAATATAACACCAGCGTACATGTaaaaccatagaaaggttacagttcagaaagaggccattttgcccatcatgtCTACACTGGCCTAAAAGAGAAAGAAAtaaactagccgctcattttaatcccactttccagcacctggcccATTGCCTTGGAGGTTACTGCAcgttaggtgcagatccaggtaacttttaaatgagttgagtgtttcaaaaccaccaacttaggcagtgaattccagacacccaccaccctctgggtgaaaaattggACGCTGATGCTACGATTAGATAGATAAGCAAGGAAGTTGGTGGAAACTGTGTATTACAGAAGGACACTGCAAGTAATCCAAGGCTGGATGTCAGGCAAGCAGTCAGGGAACAAAGATCTATTGCAGGGGTCAAGTGAGATGGTGGAGACGTGGGCACGATCTTCTGGTCACGTTGCGCCGGAAAAGCATCTAACTGCGGTGCAGCATGGCCGGTGAAAACTGGGAGACCccgttcccaggatctacccggcttgcaacgccttgcgagattcaacacAACCTCGTGAGAcattgcaaggggaatcctgcccacaatgggaaggtTCAGTTTTTaacaaacctgcatattagagcaaggcagtaagcattactttaatgtgcagattcccaagatacctaaggttttgggattcaatccttttgcctcggggacctcgggtgagcaccatttgatactggtccccacaaacgggaaccagatgccatggcactcgtggggtctccaaggggattggaggcccccagctgcatgccctttgggcagggtggtacgctggccttgctggtgccacctgagcaccctggcactgccagctgggcaccctgacaatgccacctgggtgccagcttggcactgccaatgtgcccagctggcactggcaggggtactgccagggtgccaagctggcattttggcatgttgcattcgggctgggggatgggggggggggggttggggggtgagggggggtggaggtcagggatttcgtttgtgggccttggagattgggacgtcatttgaaaatggtgccccgatctctcgctacaacatggagttccggcaagcggagctccccattgtaaaaaaaaggggctatgtgtggccttggccgcgCGTTCCCCGTTTTGGCCACTTATACAAAGCAAGTCATGTTGAATAGCCAtgagtttctcagcactgcgagtgacggggaacacgcggctaaacatgctGGCTCGGGATTTTGGGAAGGTCGTGCCATAGAGTTGAATGTCATCAGTACACATGTGTAATCTGACCCCAGATCTTGTGAAGATGTCATCAAGGAGTAGCATGGTGCACCGCGGCGGCAATGGCCGGCGTCCTGAAGAAAACAACTGGCTTAGTGGGTCTTGCTGTGGCCCAGAATCCTCATGAGAAGTTAAGAATTTTGTACTCCAGAATTCTTACTGTCCTGCAATCCGTCCCTCAGGATGCAGCCTATAGGAAGTATACCGAGCAGACCATAAATGACAGGTTAAACATGGTAAAATCGGAGCAAGATGTTCAAAAACTAGAAGACAAAATCAACTGTGGGCAGTTAGAGGAAGTCATTTTACAGGCTGAGGATGAACTTTCTCTGGCATATAAAATGGTCAAGTGGAAACCTTGGGAATCGTTAATAGAAGAAGCCCCTCACAATCAATGGAAATGGCCACTTTAAACGTTATGTAAATTACACTGCTTTATTTGGCAAATCATACTGTCTGTTCTGACAATTTCAACCTGTAAAGATGTTACTAAAATGAATCcctgaaaaaaaaataaaaaaaaaataaaaatcaagGAGTAGCATGAGGAGGAGGGGAACAAGGGTCCAAGCAATTCGTGAACAAACTGATCCTATTCTAGTTCATGGGAAAATCTGTAAACTTTGTCAACGATGTCTCAGTGTAATGCACTGTTATTATTGCTACTTCTGGGTCACTCTGTGCTGTCAAAAATATTAAGAAAGAACAGAAAATTCCAATTACAGTGGATGGCATTCAGTTCGTGTCAAAACTGAGAGAATTGTCGTCATGTACTGCACACTGTTCACATCACAAAGACAGATGCAGAAGTAGAAGAAAAATTGTATAGTTTCGATTACTATCTTGTGTTTTTAATTTAGAGAGAGTGAATGTTTTAACATGATGCATTACTGTGTTTCCCTTTGTTGGAAAGAGAaaataaagaacttgcatttaagTAGAGCCCGATTATAGCCTCAAGGATAGAGACAAATATGCACAGTTTTGGCTTCctaacctaagaaaggatatagttgccttgGAAGTGGTTCAGAAAAGGatcaccaggggcagcacggtggcgcagtgggttagcactgctgcctcacgtcgccgaggtcccaggttcgatcccgctctgggtcactgtctgtgtggagtttgcacattctcccgttctaacatgggttttgcccccacaacccagagatattcagggtaggtggattggccacgctaaattgcccttaattggaaaaaatgaattgggcactctaaatttatagaaaaaaaaagaaaaggatcaCTAGATTGATCCCTGGGATGAGAGGGATGTCTATGATGGGAGGTTAATTGGAACAAGCATATGCTgtgaggagtttagaagaatgagaaatcatcttattgaaatgtataatTTTCTGAGGAGGCTTGGCAGGGCGGGTGTTGAGagcttgtttcccctggctggagaatTTGGCACTGGGGAGCATAGTCTCAAATTAAGGGGCCAGTTACTTAAAACTGCGGTAAGTAGGAATTTCTTCATTTCGAAGTATGAGTGAAGAAATGAATCAGAAATTCAATGATGTGAATCTTTCGAATTCTCGATCCCAGAGGCCTGTGGCTGCTTAGCTGTTCATCATATTCAAGGCTAAGATAGGTAGATTTTTGGACACTTGGAAATCAAgcgaaagtaataataataataatctttattttcacaagcagacttacattaacactgcaatgaagttactgtgaaaagcccctagttgctacattccagcgcctgttcgggtaatggagggagaattcagaatgcccaaatgacctaatagcacgtctttcgagacttgtgggcagaaaccg is a window from the Scyliorhinus torazame isolate Kashiwa2021f chromosome 1, sScyTor2.1, whole genome shotgun sequence genome containing:
- the LOC140408769 gene encoding NADH dehydrogenase [ubiquinone] 1 alpha subcomplex subunit 5-like, with translation MAGVLKKTTGLVGLAVAQNPHEKLRILYSRILTVLQSVPQDAAYRKYTEQTINDRLNMVKSEQDVQKLEDKINCGQLEEVILQAEDELSLAYKMVKWKPWESLIEEAPHNQWKWPL